One genomic segment of Gemmatimonadota bacterium includes these proteins:
- a CDS encoding sugar phosphate isomerase/epimerase — protein MDLELGIAGWVLSGEILREESLTLLEFPGVCAAHGVETVELCSRFFASQDARYLNELRNRLADNGLSVRNIAVDMGNIAGADEAVRRTDLEALKQWFYTASAVGSEAIRINTGHADDDGAMGRVIEGYRELVAVGEQAGMKLLVENHGGVSSSSENLQRILDGVDSDWFGTCPDTANFPDGDWETGMRVLAPRAFSCHVKVFNYSDDGVQAWERDGKAMGYDLKTCLEILNAADYAGPLCVEKGASDTTEASIRDTLSYLKDLQTTV, from the coding sequence ATGGATCTCGAACTCGGTATTGCCGGATGGGTGCTCAGTGGTGAAATTTTGCGGGAGGAGTCGCTGACTTTGTTAGAGTTTCCCGGGGTGTGTGCCGCGCATGGCGTGGAGACGGTGGAGTTGTGTTCGCGGTTTTTTGCGTCTCAGGATGCGAGGTATTTGAATGAGCTTCGGAATCGGTTGGCGGACAATGGACTTTCGGTGCGCAATATCGCAGTGGATATGGGCAATATTGCAGGTGCTGATGAGGCTGTGCGGCGCACGGATCTGGAGGCGTTGAAGCAGTGGTTTTACACGGCGTCGGCTGTGGGGTCAGAGGCGATACGGATTAATACGGGGCACGCGGATGACGATGGGGCGATGGGTCGGGTGATTGAGGGGTATCGGGAGCTGGTGGCTGTGGGCGAGCAGGCGGGGATGAAGCTGCTGGTGGAGAATCACGGGGGTGTGTCTTCTTCTTCTGAGAATTTGCAGCGGATTCTGGATGGGGTGGATTCCGATTGGTTTGGCACCTGTCCAGATACGGCAAATTTTCCCGATGGCGATTGGGAGACGGGGATGCGCGTGCTGGCACCGCGTGCGTTTTCGTGCCATGTGAAGGTGTTTAATTACAGCGATGACGGGGTGCAGGCGTGGGAGCGAGATGGCAAAGCTATGGGGTATGATTTGAAGACGTGTTTGGAAATTCTGAATGCGGCAGATTATGCCGGTCCGCTGTGTGTGGAGAAGGGCGCGTCGGATACGACAGAGGCGAGCATCCGCGATACGCTGAGTTATTTGAAGGATCTGCAGACGACGGTGTGA
- a CDS encoding glucose-1-phosphate adenylyltransferase, whose amino-acid sequence MESVIGIILGGGAGSRLYPLTKYRSKPAVPIGGKYRLIDIPISNCLHSGLTRIYALTQFNSASLNRHIAQTYRFDAFSNGFVEILAAEQTEDRLDWYQGTADAVRQQLRHFMSYQIDQYLILSGDHLYRMNYRDFIAEHREKGADLTIAVKPVTREIAPDLGILKVDDSGRITDFVEKPQTNAELDDLKLDPAPGSNPDEAYMASMGIYVFEKDKLRTLLAESSGDDFGKHIIPAAIHSHNVYAHRFEGYWEDIGTIRAFYEANLALTTPAPLFTFYQPGAPIYTHPRYLAATKLDGCHLKQCKIGDGSDIQDAEIEHAVIGIRSIVGPRVKLTNTVMMGADFYETPEDKKRNKQKGIPNVGIGPGCVIDSAIIDKNARIGKNVTILNAKNIREAERDAYAIRDGIVVITKDAVIPSGTVI is encoded by the coding sequence GTGGAATCCGTTATCGGCATCATCTTAGGCGGCGGAGCAGGATCGCGCCTCTATCCCCTGACCAAATACCGCTCCAAACCCGCCGTCCCTATCGGCGGCAAATATCGCCTCATCGACATACCCATCAGCAACTGCCTGCACTCGGGCCTCACACGCATCTACGCACTCACCCAATTCAACTCCGCCTCTCTCAACCGCCACATCGCCCAAACCTATCGCTTCGACGCCTTTTCAAACGGCTTTGTCGAAATCCTCGCCGCCGAACAAACCGAAGACCGCCTCGACTGGTATCAGGGCACAGCCGACGCGGTTCGCCAGCAACTCCGCCACTTCATGTCCTACCAGATAGATCAATATCTCATCCTCTCTGGCGACCACCTTTACCGCATGAACTACCGGGACTTCATCGCCGAACACCGCGAAAAAGGCGCAGACCTCACCATCGCAGTCAAACCTGTCACACGAGAAATCGCGCCCGACCTCGGCATCCTCAAAGTAGATGACTCCGGACGCATCACCGACTTCGTGGAAAAGCCACAAACCAACGCCGAACTGGACGACCTCAAACTCGATCCCGCACCCGGCAGCAACCCCGACGAAGCGTACATGGCCTCCATGGGCATCTACGTCTTTGAAAAAGACAAACTGAGAACACTCCTCGCGGAAAGCAGCGGCGACGACTTTGGCAAACACATCATCCCCGCCGCCATCCACAGCCACAACGTCTATGCCCACCGATTCGAAGGATACTGGGAAGACATCGGCACCATCCGCGCCTTCTACGAAGCCAACCTCGCGCTCACAACCCCGGCGCCCCTCTTCACCTTTTATCAACCCGGCGCCCCCATCTACACCCACCCGCGCTACCTCGCCGCGACCAAACTGGATGGATGCCACCTCAAACAATGCAAAATCGGCGACGGCTCCGACATACAAGACGCAGAAATAGAACACGCCGTCATCGGCATCCGCAGCATCGTTGGTCCCCGCGTCAAACTCACCAACACCGTCATGATGGGCGCCGACTTTTACGAAACACCCGAAGACAAAAAACGCAACAAACAAAAAGGCATCCCAAACGTAGGCATCGGTCCGGGATGCGTAATCGACAGCGCAATCATCGACAAAAACGCGCGCATAGGGAAAAACGTCACCATCCTAAACGCAAAAAACATCCGCGAAGCAGAACGCGACGCCTACGCCATCCGCGACGGCATCGTCGTTATCACCAAAGACGCCGTCATTCCATCGGGAACAGTGATCTAA
- a CDS encoding alpha/beta fold hydrolase, translating into MNNWMDIYEERNYGSMPYRLLRPIDIADHSDKAYPLIFSLHGAGGKGTDNIKNLRHWNESPLADETHRRKYPCFVLAPQTPMRWLVPNSMPEITQEYIDSLPDIWQVRVKRLLDRGDDLTAGDLGRAFDLLDAICDAFPIDQDRIYVLGHSMGGFGTWNAICAQPDRFAAAIPSAGGCEPWNDVSRIVEVPIWTFHGDADAVVPVDLTQDAFRQLDALNANTKYTELKDVGHNASAYGFAYTGDDPQRGFITHFASDQCDKTENVWDWLFAQKRG; encoded by the coding sequence ATGAACAACTGGATGGATATTTACGAAGAACGAAACTACGGTAGCATGCCCTATCGCCTGCTCAGGCCCATTGATATCGCAGACCATTCCGATAAAGCGTATCCTCTCATCTTCAGCTTGCACGGTGCGGGAGGTAAAGGTACGGATAATATCAAAAACCTGCGTCACTGGAACGAATCGCCACTGGCAGATGAAACACATCGCCGCAAATATCCCTGTTTTGTGCTTGCTCCTCAAACGCCTATGCGCTGGCTGGTGCCCAATTCCATGCCCGAGATCACACAGGAATATATCGATTCGCTGCCCGATATCTGGCAGGTGCGCGTTAAGCGGTTGCTGGATCGGGGTGACGATCTCACAGCAGGTGATTTGGGCAGAGCCTTTGATCTGCTGGACGCGATATGCGATGCGTTTCCAATTGATCAGGATCGCATCTATGTGCTGGGGCATTCAATGGGTGGTTTTGGTACATGGAACGCTATCTGCGCACAACCCGATCGTTTCGCCGCCGCGATTCCCTCTGCTGGGGGGTGCGAACCGTGGAATGACGTCAGCCGCATTGTAGAGGTTCCCATCTGGACATTTCACGGCGATGCCGATGCAGTCGTGCCAGTTGACTTAACCCAGGATGCTTTTCGTCAGTTAGACGCGCTGAATGCCAATACCAAATATACGGAATTAAAAGACGTGGGACACAATGCGAGTGCCTACGGTTTTGCGTACACTGGCGATGACCCACAACGCGGATTTATCACGCATTTTGCCAGCGATCAGTGCGACAAAACCGAGAATGTATGGGACTGGCTATTTGCACAAAAGCGCGGGTAA
- a CDS encoding bifunctional diaminohydroxyphosphoribosylaminopyrimidine deaminase/5-amino-6-(5-phosphoribosylamino)uracil reductase RibD, with translation MTAALVEGRKALPECLPNPPVGCVLVREGKIIARGHTNPPGQFHAEAMALAQIEGSLEDVTAFVTLEPCSFYGRTPSCAQALVQRKIRDVFVALIDPHPKNRGRGIQILKDADIPVQVGLLEEEAEKDLGHYLFKS, from the coding sequence ATGACCGCCGCGCTCGTGGAAGGCAGAAAAGCGCTTCCCGAGTGTTTGCCCAATCCACCGGTGGGTTGTGTGCTGGTACGAGAAGGAAAAATTATTGCCCGGGGGCATACCAATCCGCCGGGACAATTTCACGCAGAGGCGATGGCACTGGCGCAAATAGAGGGTTCATTGGAAGATGTTACGGCATTTGTCACTCTGGAGCCGTGCTCTTTTTACGGGCGCACGCCTTCGTGTGCGCAGGCACTTGTTCAGAGAAAAATCCGGGATGTTTTTGTCGCACTCATCGATCCGCATCCCAAAAATCGTGGACGGGGTATTCAAATTCTCAAAGACGCGGATATTCCCGTGCAGGTCGGTCTGTTAGAGGAAGAGGCTGAGAAAGACCTGGGTCATTATCTTTTCAAAAGTTAA
- a CDS encoding PQQ-like beta-propeller repeat protein translates to MVGRIVRMVCVLALVPLCVDADNWPQWRGPQQDGVSTAKNLPASWSLTENIVWKAELPSWSGSTPVIWGDRIFLASPSPAQRPEEQEPGGPEIYILCLSRTDGSELWRYKLDEGNVLRRKHNKTSPSPVTDGAHVWVITGNGVVTCLDMDGKAVWSRDLQEDYGRFGLLFGYASSPILYDGKLILQVLHGMRTDDPSYVVALDASSGKEVWRKERPTDAIRESPDSYTTPTLLKRDDKTQIVITGGDCVTGHDPDTGREVWRANGLNPGRRGNYRIVASPVVVGDMIYAPTRQRPLLALAAGGTGDVSYNVVWTWEGAAAPDVPTPTSDGKYFYMVDDRGRAMCLDAKTGAVVWGPERTTQGIVSASPHLADGKLFLLNEYAVTTVLAAGPKYEVLGTNELDGTYTLSSPVSSGSQLFIRTATHLYCIGYSGE, encoded by the coding sequence ATGGTTGGTCGAATTGTTCGCATGGTTTGTGTTCTGGCACTTGTTCCACTATGTGTTGATGCAGATAATTGGCCGCAGTGGCGGGGTCCGCAGCAAGATGGGGTGAGTACGGCTAAGAATTTGCCCGCGTCATGGAGTTTGACAGAGAATATTGTCTGGAAGGCCGAGTTGCCTTCGTGGAGCGGGAGTACGCCCGTTATCTGGGGTGATCGCATTTTTTTGGCGTCGCCGTCGCCTGCACAGAGGCCAGAGGAGCAGGAACCGGGGGGACCGGAGATTTATATTTTGTGTTTGTCGAGGACTGACGGGAGTGAACTCTGGCGGTATAAGTTGGATGAGGGCAATGTGCTGCGGCGCAAGCACAATAAGACGTCGCCGTCGCCTGTTACGGATGGGGCGCATGTGTGGGTGATTACGGGCAATGGGGTTGTGACGTGTCTGGATATGGATGGAAAGGCGGTCTGGTCGCGCGATCTCCAAGAGGATTACGGCAGATTTGGTCTGCTTTTCGGGTATGCGTCTTCGCCGATTCTGTACGATGGGAAGCTCATTCTTCAGGTGCTTCACGGGATGCGTACAGATGATCCTTCGTATGTTGTCGCGTTGGACGCCAGTAGTGGGAAAGAGGTCTGGCGCAAGGAGCGCCCGACAGATGCTATTCGGGAGTCGCCCGATTCGTACACGACGCCCACGCTGTTGAAGCGCGATGACAAGACTCAGATTGTTATTACGGGTGGGGATTGTGTGACGGGGCACGATCCGGATACGGGGCGTGAGGTCTGGCGGGCAAATGGGTTGAATCCCGGGCGGAGGGGCAATTATCGGATTGTGGCGTCTCCCGTGGTGGTTGGGGATATGATTTATGCGCCGACCCGGCAGCGACCCTTGCTGGCGCTGGCGGCTGGTGGCACGGGCGATGTTTCCTACAATGTGGTGTGGACGTGGGAGGGGGCTGCTGCGCCGGATGTGCCGACGCCGACGAGTGATGGGAAGTATTTTTATATGGTTGATGATCGCGGGCGGGCGATGTGTCTGGACGCAAAGACCGGTGCTGTGGTGTGGGGTCCTGAGCGGACGACGCAGGGTATTGTGAGCGCGTCACCCCATCTGGCTGATGGCAAGTTGTTTTTGCTGAATGAATATGCCGTGACGACTGTTCTGGCCGCTGGTCCCAAATATGAGGTTTTGGGTACGAATGAACTGGATGGCACATACACGCTGTCATCGCCCGTGTCATCCGGGTCACAGCTTTTTATTCGGACGGCGACGCATTTGTATTGTATTGGGTATAGTGGGGAGTAA
- a CDS encoding sulfatase-like hydrolase/transferase, producing the protein MQRQPNILLFITDQQRSDTMACYGNDWIQTPNMNALANESYVFENPYCAQPVCTPSRATLVTGLYPHSARMVKNNILLDPAIKSIAEMTSDTYHKAYYGKWHLGKETTRQHGFDEWLPVFELPWVIDHPDTPYHQFLVKNGIEPDKTTEAGHRVFSGQLRADLPEHLSMVSFLCDEAARFLMAKRDKPFMLQVHCPEPHPPVSGPMKHVHDPNKMPVGPAFTRYPKGASLFNRLRAERNIQPNATPEEQRAAEAKLRKFRAEYYGTVTLVDRALGRLMDALEKFGHADNTIVVFSSDHGEMAGDQGMREKRAFYEPSAKVPLMMRIPHLGREHRMIPGNIGHIDLVPTLLDLMGQPVPEHLQGTSRVPVLEGRETLDDNEVFIQWNGLGDRNLGSPQINLIATLPWRAIVTADRWKLNLCAGDQCELFDLNSDPHELTNLFDEPEHRDRIRKMAAKIRLWQHETGDDAPLPTV; encoded by the coding sequence ATGCAACGGCAACCCAATATTTTGCTCTTCATCACCGATCAACAGCGCTCCGACACCATGGCGTGCTATGGCAACGACTGGATCCAGACGCCGAACATGAACGCCCTCGCCAACGAGAGCTATGTCTTCGAAAACCCCTATTGCGCGCAACCCGTCTGCACGCCATCTCGCGCCACTCTGGTAACCGGACTGTATCCACATTCCGCCAGAATGGTCAAAAACAACATCCTGCTCGACCCCGCAATCAAATCCATCGCAGAAATGACATCAGACACCTACCATAAAGCCTACTACGGCAAATGGCACCTGGGCAAAGAAACAACGCGACAACACGGATTTGACGAATGGCTACCCGTCTTTGAACTACCCTGGGTCATCGACCACCCGGACACACCGTATCACCAGTTCCTCGTAAAAAACGGAATCGAACCAGACAAAACAACAGAAGCCGGACACCGCGTATTCTCCGGACAACTGCGCGCAGACTTGCCCGAACACCTATCCATGGTCTCCTTTCTATGCGACGAAGCCGCCCGCTTTCTGATGGCAAAACGCGACAAACCCTTCATGCTACAGGTCCACTGCCCCGAGCCACACCCACCCGTCTCCGGACCGATGAAACATGTACACGACCCCAACAAAATGCCCGTAGGTCCCGCATTCACGCGCTATCCCAAGGGCGCATCGCTATTTAACAGACTGAGAGCAGAACGCAATATACAACCCAATGCAACCCCCGAAGAACAACGCGCCGCAGAAGCAAAATTGCGCAAATTCCGCGCCGAATACTACGGCACCGTCACACTCGTAGATCGCGCCCTCGGCAGACTGATGGACGCCCTTGAAAAATTCGGCCACGCCGACAACACCATAGTCGTATTCAGCTCTGACCACGGCGAAATGGCAGGAGACCAGGGCATGCGGGAAAAACGCGCATTCTACGAACCCTCTGCCAAAGTCCCCCTCATGATGCGGATCCCCCATCTCGGGCGCGAACACCGAATGATCCCCGGCAACATCGGCCATATCGATCTCGTCCCCACCTTATTAGACCTCATGGGACAACCCGTGCCCGAACACCTGCAGGGAACCAGCCGCGTACCCGTCCTCGAAGGCAGAGAAACACTCGACGATAACGAAGTCTTCATTCAGTGGAACGGACTGGGAGATCGCAACCTCGGCTCACCGCAGATCAACTTAATCGCCACCCTCCCCTGGCGCGCAATCGTAACAGCCGACCGCTGGAAACTCAACCTGTGCGCGGGCGACCAATGCGAATTATTCGACCTGAACAGCGATCCCCATGAACTCACAAACCTGTTCGACGAACCTGAACACAGAGATCGCATACGCAAAATGGCGGCAAAAATCCGCCTCTGGCAACATGAAACAGGCGACGACGCGCCACTACCTACAGTATAA